A single region of the Candidatus Reconcilbacillus cellulovorans genome encodes:
- a CDS encoding pyruvate dehydrogenase (acetyl-transferring) E1 component subunit alpha: MGYEVRKVELEPLQVLSPQGEVVDPARMPKLDDAQLRELMRRMVFTRVWDQRAVSLSRQGRLGFYAPVSGQEGTMIGSEFALDKEDWICPGYRDMPQLVWHGYPLYQSFLYSRGHQHGGQIPEGVCVLLPQIIIGAQYVQAPGVAMGLKLRGKRNVVVAYTGDGGSSQGDFYEGMNFAGAFRLPCIFIVQNNGYAISTPRSKQSMAETIAQKAVAAGIRGVLVDGMDVLAVYAAVKEAREYALEGLPTLIEALTYRFGPHSMSGDDPTKYRTKEELSEWEQKDPLVRFRAFLKAKGLWSDEEEEKTIEEARAFVNDQIRKAEETPPMTVPGLIDSMFETTPPHLEEQKAWFAAGEGR; this comes from the coding sequence ATGGGCTACGAGGTCCGCAAGGTGGAATTGGAACCGCTGCAAGTGTTGTCGCCGCAGGGCGAAGTCGTCGACCCGGCCCGCATGCCGAAGCTCGACGACGCCCAGTTGCGCGAGCTGATGCGCCGCATGGTGTTTACGCGCGTCTGGGACCAGCGCGCCGTGTCGCTCAGCCGGCAGGGCAGGCTCGGGTTTTACGCGCCGGTGTCGGGGCAGGAAGGCACGATGATCGGCAGCGAGTTCGCGCTTGATAAGGAAGACTGGATTTGCCCCGGTTACCGCGACATGCCGCAGCTCGTCTGGCACGGCTATCCGCTGTACCAGTCGTTTCTTTATTCGCGCGGCCACCAGCACGGCGGGCAAATTCCCGAAGGCGTGTGCGTGCTTCTGCCGCAGATCATCATCGGCGCGCAATACGTGCAGGCGCCCGGCGTGGCGATGGGGCTGAAGCTGCGAGGCAAGCGCAACGTCGTCGTCGCGTACACAGGCGACGGCGGCAGCTCGCAGGGCGATTTTTACGAGGGCATGAATTTCGCCGGCGCGTTCCGCCTGCCGTGCATTTTCATCGTGCAGAACAACGGGTATGCGATTTCGACGCCGCGGTCGAAACAGTCGATGGCGGAGACGATCGCGCAAAAGGCGGTCGCAGCCGGCATCCGCGGCGTGCTGGTCGACGGCATGGACGTGCTGGCGGTGTACGCGGCGGTCAAAGAGGCGCGCGAATACGCGCTTGAAGGTCTGCCGACGCTGATCGAGGCGCTGACGTACCGGTTCGGGCCGCATTCGATGTCCGGCGACGACCCGACGAAGTACCGGACGAAAGAAGAATTGAGCGAATGGGAGCAAAAGGACCCGCTCGTGAGGTTCCGCGCGTTTTTGAAGGCGAAAGGGCTCTGGTCGGACGAGGAAGAGGAAAAAACGATCGAGGAAGCGCGCGCGTTCGTGAACGATCAGATCCGGAAGGCCGAGGAGACCCCGCCGATGACGGTTCCGGGCCTGATCGATTCGATGTTCGAGACGACGCCGCCGCATCTCGAAGAGCAGAAGGCGTGGTTCGCCGCGGGGGAGGGGCGTTGA
- a CDS encoding alpha-ketoacid dehydrogenase subunit beta yields MAQLTMIQAINEALRLELKRDPNVLVFGEDVGHLGGVFRATEGLQKEFGEHRVFDTPLAESGIGGLAVGLCTQGFRPVMEIQFIGFVFEVMDSICGQASRLRYRSGGRYHAPLVIRTPFGGGVRAAELHTDSLEGLFIQTPGIKVVCPSNPYDAKGLLIAAIRDNDPVFFMEHLKLYRSFRQEVPEGDYTVPIGKANVVREGRHVTVIAYGAMVYTSLRAAEELAKEGVECEVIDLRTLMPIDIDTIVASIRKTNRAIVVQEAQKTAGVAAEVIAQINEKAIFHLEAPVLRVAAPDTVYAFAQIEDEWMPTPARVADGVRKVLEY; encoded by the coding sequence ATGGCGCAGCTGACGATGATTCAGGCGATCAACGAGGCGCTCAGGCTGGAGCTTAAGCGCGACCCGAACGTGCTCGTGTTCGGCGAGGACGTCGGGCATCTCGGCGGCGTGTTCCGCGCGACGGAGGGACTGCAGAAAGAGTTCGGCGAGCACCGCGTGTTCGACACGCCGCTCGCGGAGTCGGGCATCGGCGGGTTGGCGGTCGGCCTCTGCACGCAAGGTTTCCGTCCGGTGATGGAAATCCAGTTCATCGGTTTCGTGTTCGAAGTGATGGATTCGATCTGCGGACAGGCTTCGCGGCTTCGCTATCGCTCGGGCGGCCGGTATCACGCGCCGCTCGTCATCCGGACGCCGTTCGGCGGCGGAGTGCGCGCGGCCGAGCTGCATACGGACAGTCTGGAAGGGCTGTTCATCCAGACGCCCGGCATCAAGGTCGTCTGCCCGTCCAATCCGTACGACGCCAAGGGGCTTCTGATCGCGGCGATCCGCGACAACGACCCGGTCTTTTTCATGGAGCACCTGAAGCTGTACCGGTCGTTCCGCCAGGAGGTACCGGAAGGCGATTACACGGTGCCGATCGGCAAGGCGAACGTCGTCCGCGAGGGGCGGCACGTCACGGTGATCGCCTACGGCGCGATGGTATATACGTCGCTCAGGGCTGCCGAAGAGCTGGCGAAAGAAGGCGTCGAATGCGAAGTGATCGACCTGCGCACGCTGATGCCGATCGACATCGACACGATCGTCGCGTCGATCCGCAAGACGAACCGCGCGATCGTCGTCCAGGAGGCGCAAAAAACGGCCGGCGTCGCCGCGGAAGTGATCGCGCAGATCAACGAAAAGGCGATTTTTCACTTGGAGGCGCCGGTGTTGCGCGTCGCCGCGCCGGATACCGTCTACGCGTTCGCGCAGATCGAGGACGAGTGGATGCCGACGCCGGCGCGCGTGGCGGACGGCGTGCGGAAAGTGCTGGAGTACTGA